One genomic segment of Streptomyces liangshanensis includes these proteins:
- a CDS encoding class I SAM-dependent methyltransferase, with amino-acid sequence MALVETDWPAWQRSWDRQQEWYMPDREERFRVMLDMVEALVGPEPRVLDLACGTGSITDRLFRRFPGATSTGVDLDPALLTIARGSFAGDDRVTFVTADLKDPDWPELLPAGPYDAVLTATALHWLHSEPLAALYGQLAGVVREGGVFLNADHMPADDTPRINAAERAHRHAAMERARDGGALDWADWWKLAAGDPALAGPTAERFRIYGEHADGDTPTAAWHARTLREAGFAEARTVWSSPSDALVLALR; translated from the coding sequence ATGGCGCTTGTCGAGACCGACTGGCCGGCCTGGCAGCGGAGCTGGGACCGCCAGCAGGAGTGGTACATGCCCGACCGCGAGGAGCGCTTCCGGGTCATGCTGGACATGGTCGAGGCCCTCGTCGGCCCCGAACCGAGGGTGCTGGACCTCGCGTGCGGTACGGGCAGTATCACCGACCGGCTGTTCCGGAGGTTCCCCGGCGCCACGAGCACGGGCGTCGACCTCGACCCGGCGCTGCTCACGATCGCCCGGGGCTCCTTCGCCGGGGACGACCGGGTCACCTTCGTGACCGCCGACCTCAAGGACCCGGACTGGCCGGAGCTGCTCCCGGCGGGACCGTACGACGCCGTCCTCACCGCCACCGCCCTGCACTGGCTCCACAGCGAGCCGCTGGCCGCGCTGTACGGGCAGCTCGCCGGGGTCGTCAGGGAGGGCGGGGTCTTCCTGAACGCCGACCACATGCCGGCCGACGACACCCCCCGGATCAACGCGGCCGAGCGCGCCCACCGGCACGCGGCCATGGAACGCGCCAGGGACGGGGGCGCGCTGGACTGGGCGGACTGGTGGAAGCTGGCCGCCGGCGATCCGGCGCTCGCCGGACCGACCGCCGAGCGGTTCCGGATCTACGGCGAGCACGCGGACGGCGACACCCCCACCGCCGCCTGGCACGCGCGCACGCTCCGCGAGGCGGGCTTCGCGGAGGCGCGCACGGTCTGGTCCTCGCCCTCCGACGCCCTGGTCCTCGCCCTGCGGTAA
- a CDS encoding CGNR zinc finger domain-containing protein, whose product MELASYSDYAVRLVNTEEPARGTDTLTSVDDIRALFGASTQLARRATEADLTRFRAVRARLRAVFTAADEGEGSRAVDLLNSLLLEFPVSPQVSGHDFLDEEGRPRWHMHLAEHPSNATAGYAATAAMGLAFHLTGFGVDRLGLCQAAPCRNAYLDTSTNRSRRYCSDRCATRANVAAYRARKRLETERSASTGRSAETSHETVPSTDR is encoded by the coding sequence GTGGAACTGGCCTCTTACTCGGACTACGCCGTACGCCTGGTCAACACCGAGGAGCCGGCCCGTGGCACGGACACGCTGACCTCGGTGGACGACATCCGTGCCCTCTTCGGCGCGAGCACCCAGCTGGCCCGCAGGGCCACGGAGGCGGACCTCACGCGTTTCCGGGCGGTACGGGCACGGCTGCGCGCCGTCTTCACGGCGGCCGACGAGGGCGAGGGCAGCCGGGCGGTCGACCTGCTGAACTCGCTCCTGCTGGAGTTCCCGGTCAGCCCGCAGGTGTCGGGGCACGACTTCCTGGACGAGGAGGGGCGTCCGCGCTGGCACATGCACCTGGCCGAGCACCCGTCGAACGCGACGGCGGGGTACGCGGCGACGGCGGCCATGGGGCTGGCCTTCCACCTCACCGGGTTCGGGGTGGACCGGCTGGGACTGTGCCAGGCCGCGCCGTGCCGTAACGCCTACCTGGACACCTCGACCAACCGCTCCCGCCGCTACTGCTCGGACCGCTGCGCGACCCGGGCCAACGTCGCCGCCTACCGGGCGCGCAAGCGCCTGGAGACCGAGCGGTCGGCGAGCACCGGCCGCAGCGCGGAGACCAGCCACGAGACCGTGCCCAGCACGGACCGCTGA
- the sodX gene encoding nickel-type superoxide dismutase maturation protease, producing MAEHEREPRAPLGIAEVTGPSMYPTLKHGDQLLVHYRAPVKAGDVAVLKHPLQQDLLIVKRLVERRDDGWWVLGDNPGAEGDSRVFGAVPEELLLGRVRARYRPLAAGQRSVLGTVSWLVSALRPVLADRSVSRRLRAR from the coding sequence ATGGCGGAGCACGAGCGTGAGCCGAGAGCGCCGTTGGGGATCGCGGAAGTGACGGGGCCGTCCATGTACCCGACGCTCAAGCACGGCGACCAGCTCCTCGTCCACTACCGCGCCCCCGTCAAGGCCGGTGACGTGGCTGTCCTCAAGCACCCGCTCCAGCAGGACCTCCTCATCGTGAAGCGGCTGGTGGAGCGGCGCGACGACGGCTGGTGGGTGCTCGGCGACAACCCGGGGGCCGAGGGGGACAGCCGGGTGTTCGGCGCCGTACCCGAGGAACTGCTGCTGGGGCGGGTGCGGGCCAGGTACCGGCCCCTCGCCGCCGGTCAGCGGTCCGTGCTGGGCACGGTCTCGTGGCTGGTCTCCGCGCTGCGGCCGGTGCTCGCCGACCGCTCGGTCTCCAGGCGCTTGCGCGCCCGGTAG
- the sodN gene encoding superoxide dismutase, Ni, with protein MLSRLFAPKVKVSAHCDLPCGVYDPAQARIEAESVKAVQEKMAGNDDAHFQARATVIKEQRAELAKHHVSVLWSDYFKPPHFEKYPELHQLVNDALKALSAAKASTDPATGQKALDYIAQIDKIFWETKKA; from the coding sequence ATGCTCTCCCGCCTGTTTGCCCCCAAGGTGAAGGTCAGCGCCCACTGCGACCTCCCCTGCGGCGTGTACGACCCCGCCCAGGCCCGCATCGAAGCCGAGTCGGTCAAGGCCGTCCAGGAAAAGATGGCCGGCAACGACGACGCCCACTTCCAGGCCCGCGCGACGGTCATCAAGGAGCAGCGCGCCGAGCTCGCCAAGCACCACGTGTCGGTGCTCTGGAGCGACTACTTCAAGCCGCCGCACTTCGAGAAGTACCCCGAGCTCCACCAGCTGGTCAACGACGCCCTGAAGGCCCTCTCGGCCGCCAAGGCCTCCACGGACCCGGCGACGGGCCAGAAGGCCCTGGACTACATCGCCCAGATCGACAAGATCTTCTGGGAGACCAAGAAGGCCTGA
- a CDS encoding lysyl oxidase family protein gives MTRDHRNRFGRPALAASAALAVVAGVAGAAPVAGATAPAGPRISLIAASTTVTLDRWEGEPGVYLDLGAYVTVDGAPLEFKVTRASYKTPVVADQIIRDGGKTRTKRLPAGLVKDFSGLQGFVEVTVKNAAGKQVLKTSDTFCPNNASGRIRPDAPATSKYPESCPTNPFTLGSVWGVEKGWASNTSNGYYSEPVDLPAGGYTATVAVAKKYRDLLGIANKPQTIKVTVRTISEDGEGAAARSAKRAGTAAHSAHSAHDMSNMGAGHDMAGMGTAPGSAPTPGTGHVYSNGRGADAPTPPARPHAIGPRALKHLGDGPGHTDGSRIAPALKPNTKRPTGAAKVPDVPKPDLRSLPAWDIGISDGEDGDVPGKDYMVFSANVWNAGPAPLVVDGFRSPGKELMDAYQYFYDAKGKQVGYTPTGTMEWDPRVGHEHWHFTDFASYRLLSADKSEIVRSGKEAFCLANTDAIDYTVKNANWHPNNTDLSTACGQQNSISVREVLDVGSGDTYTQYRPGQSFDVTDLKNGTYYIEVIANPEHRLRETNLKNNVALRKVILTGTTGARKVTVPPIDLITAP, from the coding sequence ATGACCAGAGATCACCGAAATCGTTTCGGTCGGCCGGCGCTGGCCGCCTCCGCCGCCCTCGCCGTCGTGGCGGGCGTGGCAGGCGCCGCGCCCGTCGCCGGAGCGACGGCGCCCGCAGGCCCCAGGATCAGCCTGATCGCCGCCTCCACCACCGTGACCCTCGACCGGTGGGAAGGCGAACCGGGCGTCTACCTGGACCTCGGCGCGTACGTCACCGTCGACGGCGCCCCCCTCGAGTTCAAGGTGACGCGCGCGTCGTACAAGACCCCCGTGGTCGCCGACCAGATCATCCGGGACGGCGGTAAGACCCGGACGAAGCGGCTGCCCGCGGGGCTGGTCAAGGACTTCTCGGGTCTGCAGGGCTTCGTCGAGGTGACCGTCAAGAACGCGGCGGGCAAGCAGGTCCTGAAGACCAGCGACACCTTCTGCCCGAACAACGCGTCCGGCCGCATCCGCCCCGACGCCCCGGCCACCTCGAAGTATCCGGAGAGCTGCCCGACGAACCCGTTCACGCTCGGTTCGGTGTGGGGCGTGGAGAAGGGCTGGGCGTCCAACACCAGCAACGGCTACTACTCCGAGCCGGTCGACCTGCCGGCCGGCGGATACACGGCGACGGTGGCGGTCGCGAAGAAGTACCGCGACCTGCTGGGCATCGCGAACAAGCCGCAGACGATCAAGGTGACGGTACGGACGATCTCGGAGGACGGCGAGGGCGCGGCGGCGAGGTCGGCGAAGCGCGCCGGGACCGCCGCCCATTCCGCCCACTCCGCGCACGACATGAGCAACATGGGCGCCGGCCACGACATGGCCGGCATGGGCACCGCCCCCGGCTCCGCCCCCACGCCCGGCACGGGCCACGTCTACAGCAACGGCCGCGGAGCCGACGCCCCCACCCCGCCCGCCCGCCCCCACGCGATCGGCCCGCGCGCCCTCAAGCACCTGGGCGACGGCCCCGGCCACACCGACGGCTCGCGCATCGCGCCCGCCCTCAAGCCCAACACGAAGCGCCCGACCGGCGCGGCGAAGGTGCCCGACGTACCGAAGCCCGACCTCCGCTCGCTGCCGGCCTGGGACATCGGCATCTCGGACGGGGAGGACGGTGACGTACCCGGCAAGGACTACATGGTGTTCAGCGCCAACGTCTGGAACGCCGGCCCCGCGCCCCTGGTCGTGGACGGATTCCGCAGCCCGGGCAAGGAGTTGATGGACGCGTACCAGTACTTCTACGACGCCAAGGGCAAGCAGGTCGGCTACACCCCCACCGGCACGATGGAGTGGGACCCCCGCGTCGGCCACGAGCACTGGCACTTCACCGACTTCGCCAGCTACCGCCTGCTGAGCGCCGACAAGTCCGAGATCGTACGCAGCGGCAAGGAGGCCTTCTGCCTCGCCAACACGGACGCCATCGACTACACGGTGAAGAACGCCAACTGGCACCCCAACAACACCGACCTGTCGACCGCCTGCGGCCAGCAGAACTCGATCTCGGTACGCGAGGTCCTCGACGTGGGCTCCGGTGACACGTACACCCAGTACCGCCCCGGCCAGTCCTTCGACGTCACCGACCTGAAGAACGGCACGTACTACATCGAGGTCATCGCCAACCCCGAACACCGCCTGCGCGAGACGAACCTGAAGAACAACGTGGCGCTGCGCAAGGTGATCCTGACCGGCACCACAGGAGCCCGCAAGGTAACGGTCCCCCCGATCGACCTGATCACAGCCCCCTGA
- a CDS encoding RidA family protein: MSRRVTVPGLFPPPDYAHAAVVETGRRLAFLAGAVPLDQDGELVGPGDLTAQTGQVLANLTTALEALGCGLGDVVATTVYVVASDRADLSLVWDSVRTSGLDLGPHTSTLLGVACLGYEGQLVEITAVAEVP, from the coding sequence GTGTCGCGACGCGTGACCGTGCCGGGCCTGTTCCCCCCACCGGACTACGCGCACGCGGCCGTGGTGGAGACGGGCCGGCGCCTGGCCTTCCTGGCCGGGGCCGTACCGCTCGACCAGGACGGCGAACTGGTCGGCCCCGGCGACCTCACCGCCCAGACCGGCCAGGTGCTCGCGAACCTGACGACGGCCCTGGAGGCGCTCGGCTGCGGACTGGGCGACGTCGTCGCCACCACCGTGTACGTGGTCGCGTCGGACCGGGCGGATCTCTCTCTCGTCTGGGACTCCGTCCGTACGAGCGGGCTCGACCTGGGCCCGCACACGTCGACGCTGCTCGGCGTGGCGTGTCTGGGGTACGAGGGGCAGTTGGTGGAGATCACGGCGGTGGCGGAGGTGCCCTGA
- a CDS encoding LysR family transcriptional regulator, protein MELEVRHLRALCAIAEAGSLRKAARQLGMSQPSLTTQLRRIENALGAELFARERTGCRPTPLGHSVLSRARPLVDGMATLVAETRAAADLAGGPRLRIGSTASRALGGWLRRLRGRLPGTDISLHMDVSAAVLLRMVAAGRLDVAFVHEVEGCPLSVPEGLERRVLVEREPQFVSMARDHPAAASPVVALADLAGDRWVVDPTVDGEWDGLRRVLVAAGINPAVLHGDYLTAATLIAVGEAVAPCQPTSGPRDDMAIRPLRDDPLAVRLQLFSRPGTAPAGGERPAGIRSLVDEVYADLEAAYREAALRAVGYRQWLTHHKSPWLHAPAA, encoded by the coding sequence ATGGAGCTGGAGGTCAGGCATCTGCGCGCCCTGTGTGCCATCGCCGAAGCGGGCAGTCTGCGCAAGGCCGCCCGGCAGCTGGGGATGAGCCAGCCGTCGCTCACGACCCAGTTGCGGCGGATCGAGAACGCGCTCGGCGCGGAGCTGTTCGCCCGCGAACGCACGGGCTGTCGGCCCACTCCGCTGGGCCACTCGGTGCTGAGCCGCGCCCGGCCCCTGGTCGACGGGATGGCGACGCTCGTCGCCGAGACGCGGGCCGCCGCGGACCTGGCGGGCGGCCCCCGGCTGCGGATCGGCTCGACGGCGAGCCGGGCGCTCGGCGGCTGGCTGCGGCGGCTGAGGGGGCGGCTGCCCGGTACGGACATCTCGCTCCACATGGACGTCTCCGCGGCGGTGTTGCTGCGGATGGTCGCGGCGGGGCGGCTGGACGTGGCGTTCGTGCACGAGGTGGAGGGCTGCCCGCTGTCGGTCCCGGAGGGTCTGGAGCGGCGCGTACTGGTCGAGCGGGAGCCTCAGTTCGTCTCCATGGCCCGCGACCACCCGGCCGCCGCGAGCCCGGTGGTGGCACTGGCCGACCTGGCGGGGGACCGCTGGGTGGTCGACCCCACGGTGGACGGCGAATGGGACGGCTTGCGCCGGGTCCTGGTCGCGGCGGGCATCAACCCCGCCGTCCTGCACGGCGATTACCTCACGGCGGCCACGCTGATCGCGGTCGGCGAGGCGGTCGCCCCCTGCCAGCCCACGTCGGGCCCGCGGGACGACATGGCGATCCGCCCGCTGCGGGACGACCCGCTGGCCGTACGCCTCCAGTTGTTCTCGCGCCCCGGGACCGCGCCGGCGGGCGGCGAACGCCCGGCGGGCATAAGGTCCTTGGTGGACGAGGTGTACGCGGACCTGGAGGCGGCCTACCGGGAGGCGGCACTGCGCGCGGTGGGGTACCGCCAGTGGCTGACCCACCACAAGAGCCCCTGGCTCCACGCGCCGGCGGCTTAG
- the snpA gene encoding snapalysin produces the protein MRHVRHPKSALSAIAGLGLALATALGAAPASAAPADAAPTGVPSASSYAAYEGSKAEAANNKAFFDAVLKSVAEKRAANPGAAVVTVVYNASAAPRFRSQIASSASIWNSAVSNVKLQSGTNADFTYREGNDPRGSFASTNGHGSGYIFLDYAQNQQYNSTRVTAHETGHVLGLPDHYSGPCSELMSGGGPGTSCQNAQPNSAERARVNQLWVNGLAAAVAKLS, from the coding sequence ATGCGTCACGTCAGACACCCCAAGTCCGCTCTCTCCGCGATCGCCGGCCTCGGCCTGGCCCTCGCGACCGCGCTGGGCGCGGCACCCGCCTCCGCCGCGCCCGCCGACGCCGCCCCCACCGGCGTCCCGTCCGCGTCCTCGTACGCCGCGTACGAGGGCTCGAAGGCCGAGGCCGCCAACAACAAGGCCTTCTTCGACGCGGTCCTCAAGTCGGTCGCCGAGAAGCGCGCGGCGAACCCGGGCGCCGCCGTGGTGACCGTCGTCTACAACGCGTCGGCCGCGCCCCGCTTCCGCAGCCAGATAGCCAGCAGCGCGTCGATCTGGAACAGCGCCGTCAGCAACGTGAAGCTCCAGTCGGGCACCAACGCCGACTTCACGTACCGCGAGGGCAACGACCCGCGTGGCTCGTTCGCCAGCACCAACGGCCACGGAAGCGGCTACATCTTCCTCGACTACGCCCAGAACCAGCAGTACAACTCGACCCGCGTCACCGCGCACGAGACCGGGCACGTGCTCGGCCTCCCGGACCACTACAGCGGCCCGTGCAGCGAGCTGATGTCCGGCGGCGGGCCCGGCACGTCCTGCCAGAACGCCCAGCCGAACTCGGCCGAGCGCGCACGGGTGAACCAGCTGTGGGTGAACGGCCTCGCGGCCGCCGTGGCCAAGCTGTCCTGA
- a CDS encoding DUF6304 family protein yields the protein MTAESTDSWAGWYRDRLGAEAITILSGGQQVRTTIRGVEYEGTEFATLEPVGAGEVLSSCVMEWDMPMPVSADGAVQQATLNCLLALGERASGDPLGRAELSLTLRCGGAAYESGIAGGGFEEALGRIRRQLPTDTELGGRPLVGA from the coding sequence ATGACAGCGGAGTCGACGGATTCATGGGCAGGTTGGTACCGGGACCGCCTGGGCGCGGAAGCGATCACGATCCTCTCGGGCGGACAGCAAGTACGCACCACCATCAGGGGAGTTGAGTACGAGGGCACGGAGTTCGCCACGCTGGAGCCCGTCGGCGCGGGCGAGGTGCTGTCCTCCTGCGTCATGGAGTGGGACATGCCGATGCCGGTCAGCGCGGACGGCGCCGTGCAGCAGGCCACGCTCAACTGCCTGCTGGCGCTGGGCGAGCGGGCGTCCGGTGACCCGCTCGGGCGCGCGGAGCTGAGCCTGACGCTGCGGTGCGGCGGGGCGGCGTACGAATCGGGCATCGCCGGGGGCGGGTTCGAGGAGGCGCTCGGCCGCATCCGCCGGCAGCTGCCGACGGACACGGAGCTGGGCGGCAGGCCGCTGGTCGGAGCCTGA
- a CDS encoding family 2 encapsulin nanocompartment cargo protein polyprenyl transferase — protein MTSTDAATEGHEAVALLDRTRTTVQPELRSTVESLPDSIRRVAMYHFGWEHADGTPASGRAGKAIRPALVLASARALGGEPLHAVRAAVAVELAHNFTLLHDDVIDEDPTRRHRATAWTVFGTPAAIIAGDAMMALALRLLAEDPHPASGAASARLAACVIELCAGQQADCAFEQRAPDEVSLDECVAMAMAKTGALLGSSCALGALYAGADDEEIAAMDAFGREAGLAFQLIDDLIGIWGDPDTTGKPAGADLAAHKKSLPVVAALASGTPAAEELAELYRSPMDGAAIRRAADAVERAGGRDWAQVQAADRMARAVQQLSRAVPDLTAAGDLLALAEFVTRRTR, from the coding sequence ATGACCAGCACGGATGCCGCCACCGAGGGCCACGAGGCGGTAGCCCTCCTGGACCGCACCCGCACCACCGTCCAACCCGAACTGCGTTCCACGGTCGAGTCGTTGCCGGACTCCATACGCCGTGTCGCGATGTACCACTTCGGCTGGGAGCACGCCGACGGCACCCCGGCCTCGGGGCGGGCGGGCAAGGCCATCAGGCCCGCCCTCGTGCTCGCCTCGGCCCGGGCGCTCGGCGGGGAACCGCTGCACGCCGTCCGGGCGGCCGTCGCCGTCGAACTGGCCCACAACTTCACGCTGCTGCACGACGACGTCATCGACGAGGACCCCACCCGGCGGCACCGTGCCACCGCCTGGACGGTCTTCGGCACCCCGGCCGCCATCATCGCGGGCGACGCGATGATGGCCCTCGCCCTGCGGCTGCTGGCCGAGGACCCGCATCCGGCGTCGGGCGCGGCCTCGGCCCGGCTCGCCGCGTGCGTCATCGAGCTGTGCGCGGGGCAGCAGGCGGACTGCGCGTTCGAGCAGCGGGCGCCCGACGAGGTCTCGTTGGACGAGTGCGTGGCCATGGCGATGGCCAAGACCGGCGCGCTGCTGGGCAGTTCGTGCGCTTTGGGGGCGCTCTACGCGGGCGCGGACGACGAGGAGATCGCCGCGATGGACGCCTTCGGGCGGGAGGCGGGCCTCGCGTTCCAGCTGATCGACGACCTGATCGGGATCTGGGGGGACCCCGACACCACGGGCAAGCCGGCCGGCGCGGACCTCGCCGCGCACAAGAAGTCCCTGCCGGTGGTCGCGGCGCTCGCCTCCGGGACCCCGGCGGCGGAGGAGCTGGCCGAGCTGTACCGGTCGCCGATGGACGGCGCCGCGATCCGCCGGGCGGCGGACGCGGTGGAGCGGGCCGGCGGGCGCGACTGGGCGCAGGTCCAGGCGGCCGACCGGATGGCCAGGGCCGTACAGCAGCTGTCGCGGGCGGTGCCCGACCTCACCGCGGCGGGCGATCTGCTGGCGCTGGCGGAGTTCGTGACACGCCGGACGCGCTGA
- a CDS encoding family 2B encapsulin nanocompartment shell protein — translation MSVGDEVRESQAPPQQSLGTSAARNLATTTKSVPQMQEITSRWLLRMLPWVQVQGGTYRVNRRLTYAVGDGRVTFVQTGDRVEVIPAELGELPALRGYEDEAALAELAARCEQREFAAGQVLVASGDATDRVYLLAHGRAEKFGEGPYGDDAVLDTLADGAYFGEAALVDGEATWDYSVRAVTACTVLVLTRADVLNLAERATSLREHLDALASVPHQRTNKYGEAEIDLSAGHVGEAFVPHTFVDYEGAPREYELSVAQTVLKVHSRVADLYNQPMNQTEQQLRLTVEALRERQEFELINNREFGLLHNADYGQRLQPHDGGPSPDDMDELLSRRRGSKLFLAHPRAIAAFGRECNRRGIYPDTVEIGGHHVPAWRGVPIFPSNKIPISDARTTSILCMRTGEAEQGVIGLQQSGIPDEIEPSLSVRFMGIDEQAIISYLVTAYYSAAILVPDAVGVLENVEVGRRN, via the coding sequence ATGTCGGTTGGTGACGAGGTCCGCGAGTCGCAGGCGCCGCCCCAGCAGAGTCTGGGAACGTCGGCGGCGCGCAACTTGGCGACCACCACCAAGTCGGTACCGCAGATGCAGGAGATCACCTCGCGGTGGCTGCTGCGGATGCTTCCGTGGGTGCAGGTTCAGGGCGGCACCTACCGGGTGAACCGTCGGCTCACTTACGCGGTCGGGGACGGGCGTGTGACGTTCGTGCAGACCGGGGACCGGGTCGAGGTCATCCCCGCGGAGCTGGGCGAACTGCCCGCGCTGCGGGGGTACGAGGACGAGGCGGCGCTCGCCGAGCTGGCGGCGCGCTGCGAGCAGCGGGAGTTCGCAGCGGGGCAGGTGCTGGTGGCGTCCGGGGACGCGACGGACCGGGTCTACCTGCTGGCCCACGGCCGGGCGGAGAAGTTCGGCGAGGGGCCCTACGGGGACGACGCGGTGCTGGACACGCTCGCGGACGGGGCGTACTTCGGCGAAGCGGCCCTGGTGGACGGGGAGGCCACCTGGGACTACAGCGTGCGTGCGGTCACGGCCTGCACGGTGCTGGTTCTGACCAGGGCGGACGTCCTGAACCTGGCCGAGCGGGCCACGTCGCTGCGCGAGCACCTGGACGCGCTGGCGAGCGTGCCGCACCAGCGGACCAACAAGTACGGCGAGGCCGAGATCGACCTGTCCGCGGGACACGTCGGGGAGGCCTTCGTCCCGCACACGTTCGTGGACTACGAGGGGGCGCCGCGGGAGTACGAACTGAGCGTGGCCCAGACCGTGCTGAAGGTGCACAGCCGGGTCGCGGACCTGTACAACCAGCCGATGAACCAGACCGAGCAGCAGTTGCGGCTGACGGTCGAGGCGCTGCGCGAGCGCCAGGAGTTCGAGCTGATCAACAACCGCGAGTTCGGGCTGCTGCACAACGCCGACTACGGCCAGCGGCTCCAGCCCCACGACGGCGGGCCGAGCCCCGACGACATGGACGAGCTGCTCTCGCGCCGCCGCGGCTCGAAGCTCTTCCTGGCGCATCCGCGGGCCATCGCGGCCTTCGGGCGTGAGTGCAACAGGCGCGGGATCTACCCGGACACCGTGGAGATCGGGGGGCACCACGTGCCGGCGTGGCGGGGGGTGCCGATCTTCCCGTCCAACAAGATCCCGATCTCGGACGCGCGGACGACGTCGATCCTCTGCATGCGTACGGGCGAGGCCGAGCAGGGAGTCATCGGGCTCCAGCAGAGCGGCATCCCGGACGAGATCGAGCCGAGCCTGTCCGTCCGCTTCATGGGCATCGACGAGCAGGCGATCATCTCCTACCTGGTCACCGCGTACTACTCGGCGGCGATCCTGGTGCCGGACGCGGTGGGCGTGCTGGAGAACGTGGAAGTGGGCCGCCGGAACTGA
- a CDS encoding N-acetylmuramoyl-L-alanine amidase: MSSPMSASTFLDVLKSEGLTVVQVGDWRTHNRNHKGPWGPVHGVMIHHTVTKGTAATVRICRDGYAALPGPLCHGVIAKDGRVHLVGYGRANHAGSGDDDVLRAVIAEKALPADNEANTDGNRYFYGFECENLGDGKDPWPAVQLEAIEKAAAAICRYHGWGAPSVIGHLEWQPGKIDPRGFTMASMRARIRDRLA, encoded by the coding sequence ATGTCCTCACCCATGTCCGCGAGCACGTTTCTCGACGTGTTGAAGAGCGAAGGGCTCACCGTCGTCCAGGTCGGCGACTGGCGCACCCACAACCGCAACCACAAGGGCCCCTGGGGCCCGGTCCACGGCGTGATGATCCACCACACGGTCACCAAGGGCACCGCGGCCACCGTCCGCATCTGCCGGGACGGCTACGCGGCCCTGCCGGGCCCGCTGTGCCACGGTGTCATCGCCAAGGACGGCCGGGTCCACCTGGTCGGCTACGGGCGGGCCAACCACGCGGGGAGCGGGGACGACGACGTCCTGCGCGCCGTGATCGCCGAGAAGGCCCTCCCGGCGGACAACGAGGCGAACACCGACGGGAACCGCTACTTCTACGGCTTCGAGTGCGAGAACCTCGGCGACGGCAAGGACCCCTGGCCCGCCGTCCAACTGGAGGCCATCGAGAAGGCCGCCGCCGCGATCTGCCGCTACCACGGCTGGGGCGCGCCGTCCGTCATCGGCCACCTGGAGTGGCAGCCGGGCAAGATCGACCCGCGCGGGTTCACGATGGCGTCGATGCGGGCCCGGATCCGCGACCGGCTGGCGTGA
- a CDS encoding 1-aminocyclopropane-1-carboxylate deaminase/D-cysteine desulfhydrase, with product MTPPGAPDLAALRPRLPSPLTPVEDERFARHGVRLLLKRDDLIHPELPGNKWRKLAPNLRAAADAGRPALLTFGGAYSNHLRATAAAGRLLGLATVGVVRGHELADRPLNPSLTRCAADGMRLVFTDRATYRRKTDPAVLGALLAEAGLRPEDVHVVPEGGSNALAARGCAALGEELRGAADVVAVACGTGGTLAGLAAGLAPGQRAIGFPVVGGDFLEAAVRELQRAAFGGPAGDWRLDGRFTSGGYARTTPALDAFAGDFGERHGLPVERLYVAKMLYGLTALTGEGAFPEGTTVAAVITGGP from the coding sequence GTGACGCCACCCGGAGCACCCGACCTCGCCGCCCTGCGGCCCCGGCTCCCCTCCCCGCTGACCCCGGTCGAGGACGAGCGCTTCGCCCGCCACGGCGTACGGCTGCTCCTCAAGCGCGACGACCTGATCCACCCCGAGCTGCCGGGCAACAAGTGGCGCAAGCTCGCGCCGAACCTCCGCGCAGCCGCCGACGCGGGCCGCCCCGCCCTGCTCACCTTCGGCGGCGCCTACTCCAACCACCTGCGCGCCACGGCCGCGGCCGGCCGCCTGCTGGGCCTCGCCACCGTCGGCGTCGTCCGGGGCCACGAGCTGGCGGACCGGCCGCTCAACCCCTCCCTCACCCGCTGCGCGGCCGACGGGATGCGCCTGGTCTTCACCGACCGCGCGACCTACCGCCGCAAGACCGACCCGGCCGTCCTCGGCGCGCTGCTCGCGGAGGCGGGACTGCGCCCCGAGGACGTCCACGTCGTCCCCGAGGGCGGCAGCAACGCCCTCGCCGCGCGCGGCTGCGCCGCCCTCGGGGAGGAGCTGCGCGGCGCGGCCGACGTCGTCGCCGTCGCGTGCGGGACGGGCGGCACCCTCGCGGGCCTCGCGGCCGGGCTCGCCCCCGGGCAGCGCGCGATCGGCTTCCCGGTGGTCGGCGGGGACTTCCTGGAGGCGGCGGTACGGGAGCTCCAACGCGCCGCGTTCGGCGGCCCCGCGGGCGACTGGCGGCTCGACGGCCGCTTCACGTCCGGCGGGTACGCCCGTACCACCCCCGCCCTCGACGCGTTCGCCGGGGACTTCGGGGAGCGGCACGGCCTGCCGGTCGAGCGGCTGTACGTCGCGAAGATGCTGTACGGCCTGACGGCCCTCACCGGGGAGGGCGCGTTCCCGGAGGGCACGACGGTCGCCGCGGTGATCACGGGCGGTCCCTAA